The DNA window cctactcataattctctcttcatatagccgtaagcctattacatacccataaaacactgtgatacaaCAGCGCTCGGATcgaatcgctttctcactgcaatcgaacagctccagggttcgtttcaatcgagccgataccacctcactcaagcgaccTCGGAGCAACTacttcaagtggtgctcgctgcagagccatttgggcgagctgagctccagcgagggggagcttgagctccacatttttttgcacttcgtctacgagtgatgtcactgggggtagggatAGGGGTGGTGTACGCATtaagagccatttgagcagagcatgagctccagcgagggggagcatgagctccagcgagggggagcatgagctccagcgagggggagcatgagctccagcgagggggagcatgagctccagcgagggggagcatgagctccagcgagggggagcatgagctccagcgagggggagcatgagctctcgctcctcctcctgtaagctgttttaatgcgtacaccaaccccacccctaaccctacccccagtgacatcactcgtagaagtgCAAAAAAGATGGAGCTcaagctcatgctccccctcgctggagctcagctctgcccaaatagctctgcagcgagcaccacttgcattaaaacagcttacaggagagcgcgattgccctgttcacatatgccaaacgaaccgcgctaaatgggcaaacgagatacgttgcGAAacaagtgtaggtgtgaaagcaccccaagtGTCTTTTATTACTAACTGATAGACATTTTCAATTTGAACGTTATTGGGATGTACCTCATCTTGAACTTTAAGTGAACTGAAATTCCCTGGACATAGTACTTTGAGTCAGTAACATGGAGGGCTATCTATCTATAGCTTTGCTAGACAGTGACATGACAACTTTAACCAGATTTTACTCAAATATTtacttaacaaataaaatactcaaataacaaaaaatatagtttatttatttgtgttaaaaagGAGTACAAATCTAGACACATTACTTCAAGCATACAGCAAGTCTTAATTCCTGGAGGGTGTCAGCTCGGCacagctccaaccctaataaaacagcTGATCTGAAAAGCAGAAGTGGGTTGGggatggttggagctaaaccttgcagagctgcggccctccaggaattgagtttgagaattGACGTACAGGATTGTGATTACGTGAGCCACTTTTCTATGCAGTTCTGGAAGACCCTGGGGTCTGAGGGCCAGAAATTGTGTTTAACACCAGGAACGATACACTTCCACACGGCACTTTGGGATTTCAGTGTTTTCAGGCCAAAAGTATCCCTTACATAAAACTGGGGAGAAGGTGAAAAACGGTTAGCATAACCAAACAGCACCAGCAAAAATTAAGGAAGTACAAACTAAACGTGCATTGTTAAATAAACTGAAGAACAATAtggatgtattttaaataaagtaatattaCAAAATACTGAAAAAGAGTAAAATGCATTCACTCACATCCTGATTTTCCATATCAATCACCTTTCCATCACTGTCAAAAGACCCGAACATACTGTGAGGAGAGAAATAAAGGTGTTCAGAACCTGATAGCTAAAGATGAAGATTCCGCCCTTTTTTTTGCAGCgttgtacaacagaatttcacaagctcaaactgtagtgtgactgcagctttacttGAAGGTTTTAAACAAAACTGAGGGactcagtttagttccaaccctagttaaacacacctgatcaaactaattgtgcagagctgtggccctccaaaAACTGGAGTGGACACCTGTGCCTTAGGAGCACACAATACAGTCGAGTGGCAAACCTTAGCTGATTGTCAGGACAATTTCAAATGCAACAATTGCTGTTAgtgtcatttaattattgcacttaaaatacagttttagatttttacagcCAACAGTTAGCAACCCTTGAGAGGCAAAAGCTCATCCACTAAATGCCATTTGAATAAAACACCATTCAAATTCATGGTGGACTTTCCTGTGGACAGGGCTCGAAATTTTCTgcgtgcttaaaattgttgtgtgcaaccagtttttactgcaaaatgtttagcacatgcgcggattcgggagacattcacgcagaatgcatctctaagctctttgtttgcACTTGGAACGTGAAAcgcagtgctcaggaatggtttaaaacagttgtcatgtcaacttgctgcagtaaacaaatccaagttcATAaagcttgccccgccttcgcgctttTCTTATTgacccaccactgctctagcactgaacgtgaacgattggttaatatcagctgtcaatcactcagcgccttctggcttcggatgacagagCTACTACTGCGAAAAATTGTAAAgggctgaagatgagaatgaagataacgctgacagatttagttttagaaaccatctagttacaaGTAATGACATCTTACTAGTTATCATGTGCTGAAtattaatccaccatctacacttttccaagagtataagacttccattggcttaaagtctgctatgaaaagtctgtgggatggagttttcaggtatcCGTtcgccacatctagcacgagagcttctgtttaatccttcatatagtCGCCAGAAGCTCTCCGCTGTGCAAGTGGCagatatgtcaaatttaacaccacgtacacaaTCATAAACGGGCTTACACGgagtaaactaacatcgctattgctattaacatgtatgcaaataaagtacagtatgtgtcaaaagcatcagtgcaatatcagactgtacttgagaacagcacagttatacagttaacagattcattcaagcagtgcgtgcagggccggtgagcgctccgtgtatgctttggtcactcaattctgttataaaaatgtattttcttgtgataacaggaTTTCGTTGagatattttcctcacgcttgcatatatgtattatttatttatttttttttgcttgttagtttgattagtgttgatttcaaatacaatgtttgtataaaacttgtagtaacggtgctcataattggtgggtgcgactaaattttggctgatacGCCTAAATTTTTAAGGTTAAGAACACCGGTGCTACAAAGCAAAAAGGTTATTTTCGAGCCCTGTGGAGTTTGCTTTGCAGGGAACTTGTAGaattgcaattaaaaactgatgTGGGAGGGGGGAAATTGTGCTGGGCTGGGATTAAGAAATGCAGGTTAAATGTGTGAACAAGGCTCGGGTTAATTTTGGGAGCTTTTGTGGAGACCTTGATTGCCACGGTAAGATAACACCATCATTTGGTCCGCCAATCAACACCATGGTTTTTATGCGCAGAAAATTGTTTCGCCACTCTGCAGGAAAACAGAAGCAAACAGTACAAGTCAAGTATAGAGAACTGaaagagcacacacacagacatctgAGCAGCACATAAACACCAGTTAAACAGCCATGTCTTTAATGGGTCCGTTCATCCCAAAATTATTAACTCACTATTATGTCATTACAATTCTCCTGAGACcgtcattcatcttcagaacacaaattaagatattaaaGATGAAACCCAAGTTTCTGGACTTTCTGGAACATCTCCAGATCATTGCTGCATGTATGgcggatgagagagctctctgaCTTCAACTAAAAGATATTTGGTTGCATAAATCGTTTGGATAGCgattgaatgaaaataaaataattaaaattaaatataaatcaaataaatttattaaatatatagtttttaaataaacagaaacaaataaatacataagtaaaatACAAAGTGTTCTAAAGATAAGGTATCAGGGCATTGGAAAGACATGAGCAATTGATGAATAACAGAATAATTTTAGGCAAATTAATAGCTTAGTTACCTGTTGAGTTGACATGTTCAACTTCTCCATTCAGCGGGGCCAGAAAGACACTGGAATTCAAGTATTTCTCTCTATGATGTGGATCTACAGTGCAAGCAGCAGCAGATGAAACGTAATGAGTCACAGACAGAGCCGGAGGTTACGCTGATGCATGAAAGTAGCACATCTTACCATTCCAGTAGCTGCAGAAGGAGGTTTTTTGTCCAAGTTCAGTATAACAAACATTGTGCAGTGAGGACTTAGGCAGTTTAGGGAACACACCGCTGATGGCCCTTGTAACTGCAAGAACATGGAGAAAGCACTTATGCATGTGTACAAGGTCTTGTTTCTTGAATGAGAATAAATATTGTGCTGTGAACGTCACTGACCTCCATACTGGCCAGCTAGCGGTGAAGACAGGAATATCACAGAGTGAGCATTGTGTTGAGGAAGAGTAGCAAGAACTCCTCGACATATCAAACCACCTGTTACACAAATTATATGACAAGTAAACTGAGGTCTGGAGGAGTTTCAGCTCCGTTTTATTGGTTCTACATTTAATCGTGTACCAGTGAGTGTGCAGCAAAaatagaaattcattcatttataatcgGCTTTTCTGGGGCAgagtcgcaggggcagcagtcttaagaCAGAACCCCAGACTTCCATCTCCCCAAACACTCTCCAGCTCCTCCGAGGGGATCcagaggcattcccaggccagatGAGAGACAGTCCCTCAAGCaggtcctgggtcttccccgaggcctttcgatgtggaggagcagtggctctaatCCAAGCTCCTCACCAACCTGATTTCATTAAGTAGGACAGCTTCCTGAATTAACATCTATTGATCCTGGAACAGCATTCTAATCAGACAGTCAGAATTAAAGGGTCTGACGCCCCCACTTTCTGTTCAGGCCTACCTCAgacttttttcaaaagatgcatgatgaTGGTCGTGGAGCTCCGCAAGCAAAGGGCACGAGTTGGCATGGCCAGCAGGTGAGAAGGAGGAGAGtgtcattttgtgagctaactgaccaCAGTTCAAACCGTGAGATAGTTTAGTTTacgaagttaaaatgcaaagaaaagtaatttaatgcccCATTACATTTGTTGTTGGTTATTTCATATACACAAACAAAATTGTAAAGATAATCGGGTTTATATAAACGCTAAacgaggacttctccctcaatccccaggtctgaatgcagactcaaaATAGACAGGGCAGAGACATGCTGCactaaccattagccctgccggtaatctggaggatttaggcaaacacagcagcatgacGATATTATTATATAgaacataaaatgttttatagaattgTCTACAGAATTTCA is part of the Danio rerio strain Tuebingen ecotype United States chromosome 15, GRCz12tu, whole genome shotgun sequence genome and encodes:
- the ppt2a.4 gene encoding uncharacterized protein LOC405845 precursor (The RefSeq protein has 2 substitutions compared to this genomic sequence); translated protein: MADGCRPCVFILVVLLLLPSAIMAYRPVIIIHGLFGGPVQMTPLVNLIKESHPGTSVTAVSLYDYTDSVKPMWDQVEGFKKVLQPIIESTGDGVHLICYSQGGLICRGVLATLPQHNAHSVIFLSSPLAGQYGVTRAISGVFPKLPKSSLHNVCYTELGQKTSFCSYWNDPHHREKYLNSSVFLAPLNGEVEHVNSTEWRNNFLRIKTMVLIGGPNDGVILPWQSSMFGSFDSDGKVIDMENQDFYVRDTFGLKTLKSQSAVWKCIVPGVKHNFWPSDPRVFQNCIEKWLT